In Pelosinus sp. UFO1, one genomic interval encodes:
- a CDS encoding Crp/Fnr family transcriptional regulator, with amino-acid sequence MKSFGKLQGTHLFSQLPESVIAQYFSHCRTHKFKKKEEIFELEEHSDYIYIVLQGRIRVYLRYPNGKEFTLTILESGAVYSGHTRAFGQALDDGEIVFLPIQSFRKLLMEVPLFVMSVISVLGDSLKNSINTIESLVFKEVNKRLYQFVYSLALAGGEQSTATFQITLGLTHQQIATIVGSTRQTVNTFFNNLQKEGLIVLEKDKIIIRDFNEITKRAKDDTE; translated from the coding sequence TTGAAAAGCTTTGGGAAATTACAGGGGACACACTTGTTTAGTCAATTACCAGAATCTGTTATAGCTCAATACTTTAGTCATTGTCGTACACACAAATTCAAAAAAAAGGAAGAAATATTTGAATTAGAGGAACACTCGGACTATATTTATATTGTTCTTCAAGGGCGGATTCGCGTGTATTTACGGTATCCAAATGGCAAAGAATTTACGCTTACTATTTTAGAATCTGGTGCTGTTTATAGCGGGCATACGCGTGCTTTTGGTCAAGCCCTTGATGATGGTGAAATTGTATTTCTTCCTATACAATCATTTCGTAAATTGCTAATGGAAGTACCGTTGTTTGTGATGAGTGTAATTTCAGTGCTAGGCGATTCGTTAAAGAACTCTATTAATACAATTGAAAGTTTAGTGTTCAAAGAAGTGAATAAAAGATTGTATCAGTTTGTGTATAGTCTAGCCCTCGCTGGTGGTGAGCAGAGTACAGCAACCTTTCAAATTACTTTAGGTTTAACACATCAACAGATTGCAACGATCGTCGGTAGTACAAGACAAACGGTGAATACTTTCTTTAATAATCTTCAAAAGGAAGGATTGATCGTACTAGAAAAAGATAAAATTATCATTCGAGATTTTAATGAAATAACAAAGCGTGCAAAGGATGATACAGAGTAG
- a CDS encoding SDR family oxidoreductase produces the protein MKMDSNTILITGGTSGIGLELATQLLKLGNTVIITGRDQSKLELAKKKLPNVHTFQCDVSDPKAISDLFEKVISQFPKLNFLINNAGIMRKLNFQAEEVDLEDITQEIEINLNGSIRMVKQFLSHLKTKKYAAIMNVSSALAFVPYPISPIYCATKAGIHSFTQSLRIQLKNTNIRVFELAPPVTQTSLIGKDFDADDFKGITAMDAGEMVRVTIKGLEQDRFEIMPGFSSTLKFMSRVAPQFMLKQLSKPVDKMLTKIKRN, from the coding sequence ATGAAAATGGATTCCAACACAATTCTCATAACAGGAGGAACATCTGGGATTGGACTCGAGCTTGCTACTCAGCTCCTTAAGCTTGGGAACACTGTAATTATTACCGGGCGGGATCAGTCCAAACTAGAATTAGCCAAAAAGAAACTACCAAACGTTCACACATTTCAGTGTGATGTAAGCGATCCAAAGGCAATTTCTGACCTTTTTGAAAAAGTAATCAGTCAATTTCCAAAATTGAACTTTCTGATCAATAACGCTGGGATTATGCGTAAATTGAACTTTCAGGCTGAAGAGGTTGATTTAGAGGATATCACTCAGGAGATTGAAATTAACCTCAACGGTTCGATCCGCATGGTGAAACAATTCTTATCGCATTTAAAGACGAAGAAATACGCTGCGATTATGAATGTCTCATCCGCACTTGCATTTGTTCCTTATCCGATATCGCCAATTTATTGTGCGACGAAAGCCGGTATTCACTCATTTACACAATCACTGCGAATCCAGCTAAAGAATACGAATATTAGAGTGTTTGAATTAGCACCTCCAGTTACTCAGACCTCATTAATTGGAAAAGATTTTGATGCCGACGATTTCAAAGGCATAACGGCAATGGATGCTGGTGAGATGGTTAGGGTCACAATCAAGGGGTTGGAACAGGATCGCTTTGAGATCATGCCGGGCTTTAGCAGTACGCTGAAGTTCATGAGTCGGGTTGCACCTCAGTTTATGTTAAAGCAGCTTAGCAAACCCGTTGATAAAATGCTGACTAAAATCAAGCGTAATTGA
- a CDS encoding ATP-dependent DNA helicase gives MTPDVVHLSVKNLVEYTLRSGDIDTRFVGTSRAVEGTKIHQKLQKAGGDKYLAEAQLKYEIRYKEFLFLIEGRADGIIIEDQQVVIDEIKTTAVPLERIDENFNPLHWAQAKCYGLIYGEQNNVEQLEIQLTYYNIDTDEIKRLRETVTMQELQTFFYGLLDSYLVWAKHLKEWNMLRDSSIKKLKFPFATYRQGQRELAVTVYKTISDNKKMFIQAPTGIGKTISTLFPAVKAIGENKTSKIFYLTAKTITRQVAEEAVNAMRGCGLAFKSITITAKDKICFKEKAICNPDHCEYAKGHFDRVNDAIIDLFVKERAFTREVIEAYSRKYMVCPFELSLDLSMWADCIICDYNYVFDPRVYLKRFFQTSQGDYTFLIDEAHNLVDRAREMFSAELTKSSFLKLKNIYKGHSIGKTLGKINTVMLGMRKECSEEGYYTQLHQPEEVYPLLWTFVNKAPALLTDNSKTEGYDALLELYFNVLIFLKMVEFYDDHYITYVEKSSSEVTLKLFCLDPSKLLGEAVKRGKSSVFFSATLAPLDYFCEILGGEAMDAKIAFPSPFKTENLCLLVADQISTKFKNRESSYDEIAQYIHLAIQQKTGNYLIFFPSYHYMQEVHHVFSQLHPDTETIVQTNIMSEEERESFLDRFQPNRNRMLVGFCVLGGIFSEGIDLKGDKLLGTVIIGVGLPQICIERNLIMEHFKKKNQLGYEYAYMYPGMNKVLQAAGRVIRSEDDKGVVLLIDARFSNYYYKKLFPAHWRYPREVRNGSKLNALIQEFWDK, from the coding sequence ATGACACCGGATGTAGTTCATTTATCAGTAAAAAACTTAGTTGAGTATACCTTGCGTTCGGGTGATATTGATACTCGCTTTGTGGGTACTAGCAGAGCGGTAGAAGGAACCAAAATACACCAAAAGCTTCAAAAGGCTGGTGGCGACAAGTATTTGGCAGAAGCCCAATTGAAATATGAAATTAGATACAAAGAGTTTTTATTCCTTATAGAAGGCCGTGCGGACGGGATCATTATCGAGGATCAGCAGGTGGTGATCGATGAAATCAAAACAACGGCTGTTCCTTTGGAACGGATCGATGAGAATTTTAATCCCCTGCATTGGGCTCAGGCGAAATGCTATGGACTCATTTATGGTGAGCAAAATAATGTAGAGCAGCTGGAAATTCAATTGACGTATTACAATATTGATACGGATGAAATAAAAAGACTAAGAGAAACCGTTACTATGCAGGAGCTGCAAACTTTCTTTTACGGATTGTTGGATTCCTATTTAGTATGGGCAAAACATCTCAAGGAATGGAATATGTTACGAGATTCATCCATAAAAAAGCTGAAATTTCCTTTTGCAACTTACCGCCAAGGCCAGCGTGAATTAGCGGTGACCGTATATAAAACCATTTCGGATAACAAAAAAATGTTTATACAAGCACCCACCGGGATTGGGAAAACCATTTCTACCTTGTTTCCGGCCGTCAAGGCTATAGGAGAGAATAAAACGAGCAAGATTTTTTATTTGACGGCCAAAACCATTACTCGTCAAGTGGCTGAGGAAGCAGTAAACGCCATGCGGGGATGTGGCTTGGCCTTTAAATCGATTACGATTACTGCGAAAGATAAAATCTGTTTTAAGGAAAAGGCCATCTGCAACCCGGACCATTGCGAATATGCCAAGGGGCATTTTGATCGAGTAAATGATGCCATTATCGATTTATTTGTGAAGGAGAGGGCATTTACACGGGAAGTGATAGAAGCCTATTCGCGAAAGTATATGGTGTGTCCATTTGAGCTTTCCTTGGACTTATCCATGTGGGCCGACTGCATTATTTGTGATTACAATTATGTTTTTGATCCCAGAGTGTATTTAAAACGTTTTTTTCAGACGAGTCAGGGTGATTATACCTTTCTAATTGATGAAGCGCATAATTTGGTGGATCGAGCAAGAGAGATGTTTTCCGCAGAACTAACAAAAAGCTCTTTCTTGAAGTTAAAGAACATCTATAAAGGCCATAGTATTGGCAAGACCCTGGGTAAAATCAATACGGTTATGCTGGGAATGAGAAAGGAGTGCAGTGAAGAGGGGTATTATACACAATTACATCAACCGGAGGAAGTCTATCCCTTGCTTTGGACGTTTGTTAACAAAGCGCCTGCTTTATTAACTGACAATAGTAAAACAGAGGGTTATGATGCATTATTGGAACTCTATTTTAATGTACTCATATTTTTGAAAATGGTAGAGTTCTATGATGATCACTATATTACGTACGTAGAAAAATCCTCATCAGAGGTTACGCTGAAACTGTTTTGCCTTGACCCATCCAAGTTGTTAGGGGAAGCTGTTAAAAGGGGCAAGTCCAGCGTATTTTTCTCGGCAACCCTGGCTCCCTTGGATTATTTTTGTGAAATTTTAGGTGGTGAGGCAATGGATGCAAAAATTGCCTTCCCATCGCCTTTTAAGACCGAGAACTTATGTTTATTGGTAGCCGATCAGATATCTACAAAGTTCAAAAATCGCGAAAGTAGTTATGATGAAATTGCTCAATATATTCATTTGGCTATCCAGCAGAAAACCGGGAATTATCTAATCTTTTTCCCATCCTATCACTACATGCAGGAAGTGCATCATGTCTTTTCACAGTTGCATCCTGATACTGAGACTATAGTGCAAACCAATATCATGTCTGAAGAGGAGCGGGAAAGTTTTTTAGATCGGTTCCAGCCGAATCGTAATCGCATGTTAGTTGGCTTCTGTGTGTTAGGGGGAATTTTTTCCGAAGGCATTGACCTCAAAGGGGATAAACTGTTGGGGACTGTCATTATAGGAGTAGGACTTCCTCAGATATGTATAGAGCGCAACCTTATAATGGAACATTTTAAAAAGAAAAACCAACTGGGATATGAATATGCCTATATGTATCCAGGTATGAATAAAGTGTTACAAGCAGCTGGGCGCGTAATTCGTTCAGAAGACGATAAAGGCGTAGTACTTTTGATTGATGCAAGGTTTTCCAATTACTATTATAAAAAGCTATTTCCGGCACACTGGCGTTATCCTAGGGAAGTGCGAAACGGCAGTAAGCTCAATGCATTGATTCAAGAATTTTGGGATAAGTAA
- the cooS gene encoding anaerobic carbon-monoxide dehydrogenase catalytic subunit — protein MHKSQKIQSISLDHDIEILYKKACEEGIETAFSRAEQSAARCPFGSAGVCCRHCLEGPCRIAPNGKGAQRGICGADADTIVARNLLTNLIEGVAGHAEHGRETALALLEAAEGHSDYTIKGIEKLYQVAKGLGLNTNEKTVEAIAKEVALKALEDYQKQAGIMNWLTLHAQKQSIDKWNELGITPVNIHLEISKAITRTSMGCDADPVNLLLGCLTMGLVDGYGGLHLSTDLQDILFGVPKLVKSKFKLGVIKPETVNIAVHGHVPLLSEKVVEWSRKLSEEAKEVGATGINVVGVCCSGNEILMRHGIPAASSFSSQELIIVTGLLEAMVVDVQCIMPGLQKVAECYHTEIITTLPYVKIAGATHIDFHTTEADQAAQAIVRKAIANFKKRDPQKTSNFTGTVEAYAGFSTEQILEALGALNGKEPLQPLIDAITSGAIRGVAAIVGCTNPRELQDFGNVTVAKELLKNNVLVVATGCAAHSLAKHNLMNMDGLEYCGQSLRGVLQAIGQAVGLPSLPPTLHMGSCVDNSRPAALLLAVADFLGVEIKDLPAVGTCPETHSPKALAIGTFFLANGVDVHIGVDPQVSGSKLVTDVLCNGAEDEGLNLEKLFGGKLIYEQDAVKAANILLGRIEEKRLALGLSSNFDRWQEK, from the coding sequence ATGCATAAATCACAGAAAATTCAGTCTATTAGTTTGGATCATGATATTGAGATTCTTTATAAAAAAGCCTGTGAGGAAGGAATTGAAACCGCTTTTTCTCGTGCGGAGCAAAGCGCTGCTCGTTGCCCTTTTGGTTCAGCTGGGGTTTGTTGTCGGCATTGTTTAGAAGGACCATGCCGCATAGCACCAAATGGTAAAGGAGCGCAACGAGGGATATGCGGAGCTGACGCTGATACAATTGTTGCGCGAAATCTATTAACCAACCTTATTGAAGGTGTAGCTGGCCATGCTGAACATGGCAGGGAAACGGCCTTGGCTTTATTAGAAGCAGCTGAAGGTCATTCCGACTATACAATTAAAGGGATAGAGAAGTTATATCAGGTGGCGAAAGGTCTAGGCCTTAATACCAATGAAAAAACAGTAGAGGCTATTGCAAAAGAAGTGGCTCTCAAGGCATTAGAGGACTATCAAAAACAAGCGGGAATTATGAATTGGCTGACTCTTCATGCGCAAAAGCAATCAATCGATAAATGGAATGAGCTTGGTATTACGCCTGTTAATATTCATTTGGAAATTTCAAAGGCGATTACTAGAACTTCAATGGGCTGTGATGCTGATCCAGTAAACCTTCTGTTGGGCTGCTTGACGATGGGGCTTGTGGATGGTTATGGCGGTTTGCATTTGTCTACAGATCTGCAGGACATACTCTTTGGTGTACCTAAATTAGTAAAGTCAAAATTCAAACTTGGTGTGATAAAACCAGAAACGGTTAACATTGCAGTGCATGGCCATGTTCCCCTACTATCGGAGAAAGTTGTGGAATGGTCTCGTAAATTATCAGAGGAAGCAAAGGAAGTAGGCGCAACAGGAATTAACGTTGTTGGGGTGTGTTGTTCCGGTAACGAAATATTGATGCGTCACGGTATACCGGCAGCGTCGAGTTTCTCTTCTCAAGAACTAATTATTGTAACTGGTCTGCTGGAAGCAATGGTGGTTGATGTACAATGTATTATGCCAGGTCTGCAAAAAGTGGCAGAGTGTTATCATACAGAAATTATTACAACCTTACCCTATGTTAAAATTGCTGGCGCCACTCATATTGATTTTCATACGACTGAGGCAGATCAAGCAGCACAGGCGATTGTTCGTAAAGCAATTGCCAATTTCAAAAAGCGAGATCCTCAAAAGACCTCTAATTTTACAGGAACAGTAGAAGCTTATGCTGGATTTTCTACAGAACAAATTCTAGAAGCTCTAGGCGCACTGAATGGAAAGGAGCCTCTACAACCTTTAATTGACGCCATCACCAGTGGTGCCATCCGTGGTGTTGCGGCTATCGTCGGCTGTACCAATCCTCGTGAATTACAAGACTTCGGGAATGTTACAGTAGCAAAAGAGTTGCTTAAAAATAATGTCTTGGTGGTTGCCACAGGCTGCGCAGCTCATTCTTTGGCAAAGCATAATCTGATGAATATGGACGGGTTAGAATATTGTGGTCAGTCTTTGCGAGGGGTTTTGCAGGCCATTGGGCAAGCAGTAGGGCTTCCATCATTGCCACCAACCTTGCATATGGGAAGTTGTGTTGATAATTCACGTCCTGCTGCTCTGCTATTAGCCGTAGCAGATTTTCTAGGGGTGGAAATTAAGGATTTGCCTGCTGTTGGAACTTGTCCAGAAACTCATAGTCCCAAAGCGCTAGCAATCGGTACTTTTTTTCTAGCAAATGGTGTAGACGTTCATATCGGCGTTGATCCACAAGTGTCTGGTTCTAAGCTTGTTACTGACGTTCTCTGCAACGGCGCTGAGGATGAAGGTTTAAATTTGGAAAAATTATTTGGTGGCAAATTAATTTATGAACAAGATGCTGTAAAAGCAGCTAATATTTTGCTTGGGCGAATTGAAGAGAAAAGATTGGCGCTAGGCCTAAGTTCAAATTTTGATAGGTGGCAGGAGAAATGA
- a CDS encoding AAA family ATPase: MRQKGIKIAISGKGGVGKTTLASLLCHVLSSRNIKVLAVDADPDANLGMALGFNPEVLAKVSTIAQDEKLIQERTGATPGGFGEWFTLNPLVDDIPEKYLVRKDHIGLLQMGTKSIGGAGCACPESILLKSLLNHLVLERNEAVIVDMEAGLEHLGRGTAEGVDAFIIVVEPGQRSFVTARAVAKMAKDLNIQKIYIVISKFQGIEMTSIIEQLEDLKIMGVLPYKMEAISADFQGRTLFELCPELVEEAACILDRIMNEI; this comes from the coding sequence ATGAGACAGAAAGGAATAAAGATTGCTATATCTGGTAAAGGTGGTGTTGGGAAAACTACACTAGCCTCACTACTGTGTCATGTATTATCTTCTAGAAATATCAAGGTATTAGCTGTTGATGCTGATCCTGATGCTAATCTTGGTATGGCATTAGGGTTTAACCCGGAAGTTCTTGCTAAGGTTAGCACCATCGCCCAAGATGAAAAACTCATTCAAGAACGTACAGGGGCAACACCTGGTGGATTCGGGGAGTGGTTTACTTTAAACCCTTTGGTGGACGATATACCTGAGAAGTATCTGGTAAGAAAGGATCATATCGGCCTTTTGCAAATGGGTACAAAATCGATAGGCGGTGCAGGATGCGCTTGTCCAGAAAGTATATTGCTAAAATCTCTTTTAAACCATTTGGTGCTTGAGCGAAATGAGGCAGTTATTGTTGATATGGAGGCAGGTTTAGAACATTTAGGTCGTGGCACTGCTGAAGGAGTGGATGCATTTATTATAGTAGTTGAACCTGGACAGCGTAGTTTTGTGACGGCGCGTGCCGTGGCAAAAATGGCGAAGGATTTAAATATACAAAAAATATATATTGTAATTAGTAAATTTCAAGGCATAGAAATGACATCCATAATAGAACAATTAGAAGATTTAAAGATAATGGGGGTCCTTCCTTACAAAATGGAAGCGATTTCTGCTGATTTCCAAGGAAGGACCTTATTCGAACTATGTCCTGAGTTAGTAGAAGAAGCGGCCTGTATTCTAGATAGGATCATGAATGAAATCTAA
- a CDS encoding TetR/AcrR family transcriptional regulator — translation MGRSKEFEESVVLQKAMELFRKQGYEKTSLSDLVEHMGIHRRSLYDTFGDKHTLFLKTIDCYGEFIKARLTSEILRAETAKQAIQCIFDFTIEGSGDRLLGCLFVNAATELASRDKEVEEKTKEAFMQAEHFLAELIRKGQQTGEFLCDLEAEVVAESLHNTLLGLRVLARTSASKEKLHRIADFSLAILNK, via the coding sequence ATGGGACGAAGCAAAGAATTTGAGGAAAGTGTAGTTCTCCAGAAAGCCATGGAATTATTTCGGAAACAAGGCTATGAAAAGACATCTTTGAGCGACCTGGTAGAGCATATGGGAATCCATCGTAGAAGTTTATATGATACCTTCGGTGATAAACATACATTATTTTTAAAAACAATAGACTGCTACGGAGAATTTATAAAAGCCAGACTAACATCTGAAATCTTACGCGCAGAAACGGCAAAACAAGCTATACAGTGTATCTTTGACTTTACGATCGAAGGAAGCGGGGATAGACTATTGGGTTGCCTATTTGTAAACGCAGCAACTGAGTTGGCTTCCCGAGATAAGGAGGTAGAAGAAAAGACGAAAGAAGCATTTATGCAAGCAGAGCATTTTCTTGCGGAACTTATTCGCAAAGGACAGCAAACAGGTGAATTTTTATGTGATCTTGAAGCTGAAGTTGTGGCAGAAAGCTTGCATAATACTTTGCTTGGGCTTCGGGTACTTGCAAGAACCTCAGCTAGCAAAGAAAAGTTACATCGTATAGCGGATTTTTCCTTAGCAATATTGAACAAATGA
- a CDS encoding glycoside hydrolase family 18 protein, translating into MIKRAFGAVLVLILISCALVITPVFAQDNAITDHKIVAYLAAWENWSAQDIPAKKLTHINLSFARIEDGKIANVKIDGKGIEAIQFQELKKAKLENPDLKVLIAVGGWGGDGFSDAALTPESRDIFAKSVADYLSKHDLDGIDIDWEFPVQGGWGAIKARPEDKQNFTLFLQAIRAELDNLSTITKKDYLLTYAANVNQWAIDNIEIDKVIPLVDYINLMTYDYHGGWEAQTGHHTALYANKLDTLGIGGAADAALRYISAGVPSGKIVLGTAFYGRLWEQVEPKNNGLYQKASTKNARDVSYKEIVFAYTKQTGFTRYWDETAKAAYLFNPKTKVFITYDDPQALEYKVKFVRDHNLGGVMLWELSKDMDGTLIDILYKNIKQ; encoded by the coding sequence ATGATTAAGAGGGCATTTGGGGCAGTTCTGGTATTAATTTTAATTTCCTGTGCGCTTGTCATCACACCCGTTTTTGCTCAGGACAATGCTATTACAGACCACAAAATTGTTGCTTATCTGGCTGCTTGGGAAAACTGGTCAGCACAAGACATTCCAGCTAAAAAATTAACGCATATCAATTTATCGTTTGCGCGAATTGAAGACGGAAAAATTGCCAACGTAAAAATTGATGGAAAAGGGATTGAAGCTATTCAATTTCAAGAATTGAAAAAAGCCAAACTGGAAAACCCCGACTTAAAAGTATTAATTGCAGTTGGCGGCTGGGGCGGCGACGGCTTTTCCGACGCCGCGCTGACACCGGAATCCCGTGATATATTTGCTAAAAGTGTTGCTGACTATTTGAGCAAACATGATCTGGATGGAATCGACATTGATTGGGAGTTTCCGGTTCAAGGCGGCTGGGGCGCTATTAAAGCCAGACCGGAAGACAAGCAAAACTTTACCTTATTCCTACAAGCCATTCGTGCTGAATTGGACAACTTGAGCACAATCACCAAAAAGGATTATCTGCTAACCTACGCCGCTAATGTGAATCAATGGGCTATTGACAATATTGAAATCGACAAAGTAATACCGCTAGTTGATTACATCAATCTTATGACCTATGATTATCATGGCGGCTGGGAAGCCCAAACCGGACACCATACCGCCCTCTATGCCAACAAATTGGATACTTTGGGCATCGGCGGCGCGGCTGATGCGGCGCTCCGTTATATATCCGCCGGTGTCCCTTCCGGCAAAATTGTACTAGGCACTGCGTTTTACGGACGCCTCTGGGAACAAGTAGAGCCAAAGAACAACGGTTTGTATCAAAAAGCCTCCACAAAAAATGCTCGTGATGTTTCCTACAAAGAAATAGTTTTCGCCTATACCAAACAAACAGGGTTTACCCGCTACTGGGATGAGACAGCCAAAGCGGCCTACTTGTTCAATCCTAAAACCAAAGTTTTTATTACCTACGACGACCCGCAGGCACTGGAATATAAAGTAAAGTTTGTTCGCGATCATAACCTTGGAGGTGTTATGCTGTGGGAGTTAAGTAAAGATATGGATGGAACCTTAATTGACATATTATATAAAAATATAAAGCAATAA
- a CDS encoding DUF362 domain-containing protein, protein MSNKVYFVNLRARTDKSNKISKIRSLFDRAGFNEFIQKDALTAIKLTFGEHGSDGFISPVFVRQVVDKIKENGAKPFLTDTNTLYSGSRHNSVDHLLTALEHGFDYTVTGAPIIIADGLRSESMTEVQIDKKHFSKVKLATDIVSADSMIVLSHFKGHEMAGFGGAIKNLAMGGAPALGKKEQHALKIVVDQEKCVGCSKCSVVCPETAIRMSEMKANVSPDACIGCGECLTVCPVKANGMDWATDLADFLERMTEYGYGVHKTHEKRIGYINFLLNITPDCDCASWSDAPIVPDIGFLASTDPVAIDQASYDLINKQLGFSHSLLSSNLEAGADKFYGLRPHIDGTIQMRHGEEIGMGSRDYELIVL, encoded by the coding sequence ATGTCCAACAAAGTATATTTTGTAAACCTTAGAGCGAGAACAGACAAAAGTAATAAAATCAGCAAAATAAGAAGTTTATTTGATCGTGCCGGTTTTAATGAATTTATCCAAAAGGATGCCCTTACAGCTATAAAGCTAACCTTCGGCGAACACGGAAGTGACGGCTTTATTAGTCCGGTTTTTGTGCGGCAAGTGGTAGATAAGATAAAAGAAAATGGAGCTAAGCCTTTTCTAACCGATACGAATACGCTTTATTCGGGAAGCAGACATAACTCGGTTGATCATTTACTAACCGCATTGGAACATGGTTTTGATTATACGGTTACAGGAGCTCCCATTATCATAGCCGATGGACTGCGCAGCGAAAGCATGACCGAAGTACAGATTGATAAAAAACACTTTAGTAAAGTGAAACTGGCTACAGACATTGTCAGTGCCGACAGTATGATTGTATTGTCTCACTTTAAGGGTCATGAGATGGCTGGCTTCGGCGGCGCTATAAAAAATCTGGCTATGGGCGGAGCACCGGCGCTTGGAAAAAAAGAGCAGCATGCTCTTAAGATTGTAGTTGATCAAGAAAAATGTGTTGGTTGCTCAAAGTGCAGCGTGGTTTGCCCAGAAACGGCCATTCGCATGAGTGAAATGAAGGCAAATGTTTCTCCTGATGCATGCATTGGCTGCGGGGAGTGTTTGACCGTTTGTCCGGTAAAAGCCAACGGAATGGACTGGGCAACAGACCTAGCAGATTTTCTTGAACGAATGACCGAGTACGGCTATGGAGTTCATAAGACTCATGAGAAACGTATCGGTTATATAAACTTTTTATTGAACATTACGCCTGATTGTGACTGTGCATCATGGAGCGATGCACCGATTGTTCCTGATATCGGCTTTTTGGCATCCACTGACCCTGTAGCTATTGATCAGGCAAGCTATGACCTAATCAATAAACAGCTTGGTTTCTCTCACTCTTTGCTTTCTTCCAACCTTGAAGCCGGGGCAGACAAGTTTTATGGTTTGCGTCCTCACATCGACGGCACTATCCAAATGCGGCATGGAGAAGAAATCGGCATGGGCAGCCGCGATTATGAATTAATTGTTCTATAA
- a CDS encoding bile acid:sodium symporter family protein, protein MSILFIQLNDWLSKNMFIVVLSGLFLGFFVTITDSPFLRQIVVALFAYMTFITALGTSFKEFTTVLKKPWIPIWVLILVHFVTPLTAWAVGMIFYPNDPDIRLGYLIGSSIPIGVTSIIWTSLIKGDLGISFVAVTLDTLVVPTVLPLFFHIVVGQTIDISYSKMVIDLMLMVTVPSIIGMLLHDWTKGRSVNFANSIGGATSKGALFLVILINSAVVMPQINWDISILKTLLVTLFVVSASFFVGYLGSFALKERTQSIILTMIFNVGIRNNACGLVIALTYFPPRVAVPMTLAILYQQPLATIVSHLYKRLQAAKCQGDRFVDIR, encoded by the coding sequence ATGTCTATTTTGTTTATTCAATTAAATGATTGGTTATCCAAAAACATGTTCATCGTAGTGCTTTCTGGACTATTCTTAGGCTTTTTCGTTACTATTACTGATTCCCCGTTTCTACGACAAATTGTGGTGGCTTTATTCGCTTACATGACCTTTATCACCGCATTAGGTACAAGTTTTAAGGAATTCACTACCGTGCTAAAGAAGCCCTGGATTCCTATATGGGTGCTGATTTTAGTTCATTTTGTTACACCGTTGACAGCTTGGGCTGTTGGCATGATCTTCTACCCCAATGATCCTGACATCCGGCTAGGCTATCTAATCGGCTCTTCAATTCCAATTGGGGTTACATCTATCATCTGGACTTCGTTAATCAAAGGTGATTTAGGCATATCTTTTGTTGCAGTAACATTGGATACTTTAGTTGTACCTACAGTATTACCGTTATTTTTCCATATTGTTGTTGGCCAAACCATCGACATTAGCTATAGTAAAATGGTTATCGACCTTATGCTCATGGTTACGGTGCCTAGCATCATCGGTATGCTCCTGCATGATTGGACAAAGGGGAGGAGTGTTAATTTCGCTAACAGCATTGGGGGTGCCACATCAAAAGGAGCACTTTTTCTGGTCATCCTAATTAATTCAGCAGTCGTAATGCCACAAATTAATTGGGACATCTCCATACTAAAAACATTACTCGTTACCTTATTTGTTGTATCAGCAAGCTTCTTTGTCGGTTACCTAGGATCATTTGCATTAAAAGAACGAACTCAGAGTATTATACTAACAATGATTTTTAATGTGGGCATCCGTAATAACGCTTGTGGACTCGTCATTGCACTCACCTATTTTCCGCCAAGGGTTGCAGTTCCTATGACACTGGCTATTTTGTATCAGCAGCCACTCGCAACAATTGTATCTCATTTATATAAACGTCTTCAAGCAGCAAAGTGTCAAGGGGACAGGTTCGTTGACATTAGGTAA